ATCGCGCTGAAAGGCGCAGCCCTTGACGGCTTTATTGGTGTGGCCAGCGACCTGCTGTCGCGCTGCCCGGCCCAAACCATGCTCACGCCCGGCATCTTCAGCGCCTATGAAACCGGCGTGAGGGCGTTGACCCAGCACGCACGCGTGGTCGCCAGGGGCTTGGCTGCACAAGGGCCAAACCAAGGCCAGGCGCACCTGTTCGTGACCCAGGCAGACGCCTTTCTGGCCAACGAACAACTGCAAGCCGAGATATTCGGCGCCGCCGCGCTGGTGGTGGAATGCGCCGATGATCAGCAGGTACGCGCTGTATGCGAGCACCTGGAAGGTCAGCTGACGGCGACATTGCACCTGGATGAAGCTGATCTGCCTAGCGCCCGTGCGTTGTTGCCGGTGCTGGAGCGCAAGGCCGGCCGCCTGCTGGTCAACGGCTGGCCGACCGGTGTGGAGGTATGTGATGCGATGGTCCACGGTGGTCCTTTCCCCGCCACGTCAGACGCGCGCAGCACCTCGGTGGGCACCGCAGCAATCCAGCGTTTCCTGCGCCCGGTGTGCTACCAGGACTTCCCGGATGCGTTGCTGCCCGATGCACTCCAGCAGGGCAATCCTTTGTCGCTGCGGCGCTTGCTCGACGGCCAGAGAGAGGCATAGGGCATGACCGAAGATATCGTCGTGGTCGGGGCCGGTATTATCGGCGTCGCCTGTGCCTTGCAGCTGGCTCGTCAGGGACGGCGTGTGCTGGTGCTGGATGCCCAGGAACCTGGCATGGGCGCCTCTTATGGCAACGCCGGGCACCTGGCTACCGAGCAGGTGTTTCCCATCGCGGATGTCTCGATCCTCAAGCGCTTGCCCGCCATGTTGATGGACCCAATGGGCCCGCTGCGCGTTGACTGGAGGTACCTGCCCCGCGCCCTGCCGTGGTTTGCGCGGTTGCTGCTGAACCTACGCCCGGCCCATTACCAGCGCACGGTGGCGGGTATTCGTGCGTTGAATGAGCAAAGCCTCGGTGCCTGGCAGCGTTTGCTGGCGAGCATCGATCGCTCCCAACTGTTGCGCGAAGACGGCTCGCTGCTGGTGTATGAACGTGCGCAATCGCGCAAAGCGCTCGATGGTTTGCAACAGCGCATGCAGCAGCAAAACGTGCCGGTGGCGTTCTGGTCGGGAGATGCGATCCGTAAGGTCGCACCGCAATTGAGCGAACAGGTCTTGGGGGGGTTGTTTTTTCCGGGGACCGGGCACTTTCTCGACCCTTACCAGACGGTCTGCGAGTTGGTGGCAGCGGCTAAGGCCTGTGGCGTGCAGTTTTGCAAACGCCAGGTGTTGGATGCACGGATCGAAACCGATGGCGTCGCGCTGGTAACCGACCAAGGCGCCCTCTCCACTCGCCAGGTCCTGATCGCCTGCGGCGCCCACTCGGCACCACTCACCGCCGCGCTGACCGGCAAAAAAATCCCGCTTGATACGGAGCGCGGCTATCACCTGATGCTGCCTCACGAACAGCAGCGCTTGCCGTTTGCCGTCACCTCCCTGGAGCGCAAGTTCATCATGACCCCTATGGCCGACGGTTTGCGCCTGGCCGGCACGGTAGAGTTCGCCGGTTTGGAACGCCCAGCGAACATGGCCCGCGCCTGGCAGTTGCACCGATTGAGCAAGGGTTTGTTTCGTGAGCACTTGAATGCGCAGGATGCGACGCCGTGGATGGGGTTTCGGCCGTCGCTGCCGGATTCGCTGCCGATTATTGACCGGGTGTGCGATGGGAAAGTGCTGCTCGCGTTTGGGCATCAGCATCTGGGGCTGACGCAGGCGGCAGTGACGGCAGAGAGGGTGGCGAAGTTGGTATCGGCCGGTACCGGTTTACCGGAACCTGGGCCGTATCGACTGGATCGCTTCTGACGGTGCGCGGTTGGTTCGCCCTGCCCTGGCCAGACAGGGCTGCCCGAAGCAAAGCTTGCGTTACTTGACCAATCGCTTCTCTTTGGAGGGGCGATAGCCGAAATACGAGCTGTAGCACTTGCTGAAATGGCTGGGCGATACAAACCCGCATGCCACCAGCACTTCCACTTGCGACAACTCGGTGTGCTGCAACAACCGGCGCGCCTCGGTCACGCGCAGCTCCATGTAGTAGCGCTGCGGCGTGGTGCCCAGTTGCTCCTTGAACAGACGCTCAAGTTGGCGGCGGGAACGGCCGGCGTACACCGCCAGTTGGTCGAGCTCCAGCGGCTCCTCCAGGTTGGCGTCCATCAGCTTCACCACTTCACGCAGTGGCGCGCTGACGCTGACGTTTTCAGTGGGCTTGATCCGCCGATAGCGGGACTCTTCAAACGCCAGAATGTCCTCGATACCTTCGACCAAGGCTTTGTCGTGCAGGCTCTTGATCCAATCCAGCGCCATATGAAACGCGCCAGACGGGCTGGAAGCGGTCAGGCGGTCGCGGTCGATCACGTAGGGCTCGCTGGTGACGTGGGTAGCCTTGGACACTTCGGCCAGCGCCGGGCGGTGTTCCGGGTGGATGGCGCAGCGGTAGCCCTGCAATAGCCCGGCGCGCCCGAGAAACCAGGCGCCGTTCCACAATCCCGCCAGGTGCACGCCGTGCTCGGCAGCGCTGCGCAGCAGCTGGTTGAAATCCTCGCTGGCCTTGAGTTCGGTACGAAAACCGCCACAGATCACCAGCAGTTGCAGATCCTGCAGCGCATGGGCATCCAGCCGCGCATCGGGGCGGATGATCAGTCCCAGGTCGCTGATCACTTCACCGTCACCCCAGCCAAACGTACGCGACGCAAACAGATCAGGACGCAGCAGATTGGCGGTGACGAAGGTGTCGAGGGTCTGGGTGAAGGCTGGCAGGGAAAAATGTTCAAGCAACAGGAAGCCGACGCGGGTGACCGACGCCGGCTGCGAGGTTTCATTGAGGTAGCGCAGGTTCTTGCCTTTCATGCCGCCGCTGAATTGACGTCTTTCCATCGAGGGTTGGCCCACTCTTATTGTTGATGCAGTGGGCGCCATCTTAGGGGGAAATACGCTGGCTGTCTCAGGCGCTGATCCTGAAAAAAAACCAGGGCACAGCAGGCCGTGGCAGAACAGTGCAGAGCGCATCTGATACGGTTTTTTCTTTGTTATCTGCGCCTGTATTGAAACGCCCTCAAGGCGGACAATAACCCCAATCCTTTTTCCCTTCCCTTCGGAGGCCTCATGACCAAGATGGCGATTTTCCTGTTCGGTTTTTTAGTGCTGACCATCGGCATCGGCCTGTTGGCGACCATCTCGCCGGTCTAGCACTTAGCTGGCAAACAGCATCGGGTACAGCGACAACACCAGCAAGCCGGCCATGGACAGGTTGAACAGCCTCAGCCAACGCGGCTCACGCAACACATTGCGCAGGCCGCTGCCACACACCACCCACACGCACACGCTGGGCAGGTTCACCACTGCGAAGACCAGCGCAATCACCAGCACGTTGGTGACATAACCCTCTGCCGGCGTGTAAGTCGTAATGGCCCCCAGCGCCATGATCCACGCTTTGGGGTTGACCCACTGAAACGCCGCCGCGCCCAAAAAGGTCATGGGCTTGCCGCGTGCGTCATTGCTGTCGGACATGCCCCCCGCCGTGGCGATCTTCCACGCCAGGTACAACAAGTACGCCGCGCCCACATAGCGCAGCACGGTGTAGGCCCAAGGGAACACCTTGAACACTTCGCCCAGCCCCAGGCCAACCGAAATCACCAACAGCATGAAACCGATACTGATGCCCAGCGCATGGGGCATCGAGCGGCGAAACCCGAAGTTCACCCCCGAGGCCAGCAACATGGTGTTGTTGGGGCCCGGGGTGATCGAAGACACGAAGGCAAACAGCACAAAGGCCGAGAGCAGGCTGGTGGACATGAACATGAGGCGGCATCCAAGCAGAGGGGGTATGCCGGCGACAGTAGTGGGTTATGGCCTTCCCTGCCCCGTACAGCGAGGCGCGGATTGAGGCATACACTTTTTACGGCGGCTTTCACAAACCTTTCACAGACGACTGGCTAGGGTGGGCCCAGCTCCTAATGAACATCCCTTTTAGCCCGTGCTCCCCATCGCGGGCTTTTCTTTGTCCGCAATTTATCCCAGGCAAAAAAAGAGGCCGGTCATTGCTCATGACCGGCCTCTCATTGATTAACGGTTAACGCTGGCCACCACCGCCGCCAGGGCCGCCGCCCTGACCGTGACCGCCACCACCATGGCCACCCCCACCGCCACCACCCGCAGGCATGAACATCCAGCAGCCCGACAAGGTCGACAACAGCGCGACAACAACAGCCGCCTTGGTTAGGTAATTCAACTTCATGACAACGCTCTCTGCTTTACAAGATGGGGTGTACGTAAGATAAGACCGCTGCAAATGACGTCCGTCACGGGTTTCGTGTAACGTCTTGGTAGGGTTTGTGTTGGGGTGGATACACTGCGAATGCACTGGGCTTGAGCAAGGAAGTAAATAGATGAAAGAGTTGATACAGGGTCTCGACGGACCCCGAACCGCCCAGCAGGAATTGTTCTATGATCTTGAAGATGCGGCGGCGGTTATTGGATGGTCAGTCATGGAATTGACCGCCCTGGCGGCAAATGGCAGAGCGCCGAATGAGGCGGCAGCATTGATGAGGATATGTACGCTGCTGGGGCATCAACAGGAAAAAATTGCGGCGTATGCAGGTGAAGTTAAGGGGCTGCGCATCAACAGGGTGTGAATCAGCGTACCGGGCCCGGCAAAAACGCCTGGAGACGGTGATTCTATCCACGTGCCGCCCGTGTTCATCTGAGCGGCTGACTTTCCACCCGGGAATAAAAAACCCCGTAGACGTTAATCTACGGGGTTTTCAAGAGTGGAGGCCGAGGTCGGAATCGAACCGGCGTAGGTGGATTTGCAATCCACTGCATAACCATTTTGCTACTCGGCCTCAAACGATCAATGCCCTTGTCGCTGGCAATTACCGCATAAAAACTTGAGTGGGCTATAAAGCCATGCCTCTACTCTAACTTATTGAATACATTGAAGTTTTTAATGCTTCGTTGCGTTCGATGGGCGCCATTATGTACTCATTTGCCAATGCCTGCAACCCCTTGATTTCAAAAATATTTCGCATTGGCATCAAGGGGTTGCGCGCGCGCCCTACTCCTTGATGCGCTGGGTCTGGTACTGCGGGTCGGCCTTGATCTGGGCTTCGGTAAACGGTAGCGGGCGCAGTTTTTTCTCGGAGAAGGCTTGGGTCTGGTCCTTCGCGTATTTCGACATCGGGTTGCTGGACAGGGAGAACGCGAGCACGCCCTGAGCCTGTGGGCCGTTGTCATCAAAGGTGACGATTTGCAGGTAGCTGCTGCCGCTGACCACTTCGCGCTTGCCGTCGGCGCGGGGCACGGTTTGTATGGCGTTGTAGATGCCCAGTTCCTGTGGTCCGCCGTGGATCGGGGTTTGGCCGCTGACTTGGACATCACCCCAGTGGCTGTTGGCGTTGAGGCCCAGCTTGGCGACCTCGGCGGTGGAGGCCAGCATGGCTTCGCGCAGGGCAGCCGCGACAGGTTCGCGGTCGATGGCCAGACCCCGTGGCGTGGTCAGCGGCTGGGCCGGGTCGAAGGCAACGCGCCAGGCGTCAGGGATTTGCTGCAGGTGCTCCACCAGGTTGATGAAGTGCACCAGGCCCACGCCGCTGTCGAGGTTGGCGTGCCGGTCCCAGTCTTTGAGGCTTGTGCACAGCGGCGCCAGCGCGGCTGCATCGGCGCCCAGGTGCTTGGCGCAGAACGCGAGCAGGTCCGGCATGACTTGACCCGCCAGGTACACCTCGTTGTCCATCACCATGTTTTGCAGGTCGGCTACCGTGATCGGCTGCTTGTCCAGTGATTGCAGGCGTTGCAGGGCGAAGCGGGCGCGTGGGCCGAGGCCGATGTTGTCCTGGCTGATCACCGGTGAGAAGCCTGCCAGCGGAGCCTTGGGGTTGGCCATCCAGGCCGAGTCGTTGGAGTGTTGAACGTAGTCAGTGCGCGCCAGTTGCGGCAACTGGTCGGCCGGGAAGATACCGGCCTGGGCCGCACGCGGGTCAATATCCCAGGCACAGGCGCTGTGGGCGCCATCGAGCATGATCATTTGCAGGCCGGCACGCGGGTCGCTGCATTGCGCCAGTTTCGCTGCGCTGACGTTGGGCACCACGGACAGGTTCATGTACAGGCTCTGGCCCTGGTCGTCGGCGGCCAGGGTGTTGACCCAGGGAATGCCTTGCAGGGTGTGTACCGAGGTTTGCAGTTCCTTGAGGCTGCCCGCGCGGTTCATGGCGTACCACTGTTGCAACACGCGATCATTGCCAAGGTTGGCGTCGCGCAGGCTGAAGGCGTAGCGGCTGTCCCAGTCCAGCTTGCCCGGCCATTGCACCACCGGGCCGAATTGCGAGCTATAGACCGTATGGCTGAGCGCTTTCAGGCTGCCGTCAGCTTGTTTGACCTGCACCTTCACCGAGGTTTTATCCAGGGCAATGGATTTACCATCCAGCAAGTAGCGCGTGGCGTCCTTGGGGTCCAGCGTCAGTCGGTACAGGGTGAAATGCTTGGAAGTGTCGACGGTATGGGTCCAGGCCACGTGCTGGTTAAAGCCGATATTCACCACCGGCAAGCCCGGCAATGCGGCCCCCATCACATCCAACTGGCCGGGGATGGTCAGGTGCATCTCATAAAAGCGCATGCCTCCCACCCAAGGAAAGTGCGGGTTGGCCAGCAACATACCGCGACCGTTGAAGGAGCGATCACGCCCAACGGCGACAGCGTTACTGCCACGGTCCAGGCTGAAACGTTGCTGGTTGGCGGCAGCGAGTTCAAAGGCCTTGTCGCTCGTTTGCAGACCGGCTGTGGCTTGAGGCGGTTTGGCACCGACCAGGGCTTCGGCAAATTGGCCGACACCGCCTTCCACCAGCAGCCTACGGGTCAACTTGACCAGATCCTCGGCAACCAACGGCCGTACCCACGCCGTGCGGCACTGCTCAGGTGCGCCCTGCTCTTTCAGATAATGGTTGTAACCGGCGACGTAGCCTTCTATACGCTGCTGGATCTGCGGGCTCTGCGCTTTCCAGAACGCGGCAACCGCATCCGGCGTATTCAGCCAGGTGAAAAACACATCACTGGCCAGGTTGTTGCGCTCCTCCAGGGTCGA
The genomic region above belongs to Pseudomonas sp. S35 and contains:
- a CDS encoding acylase; protein product: MIISNGLSRVCVAGVLLGLSLAASAREQVAQASADIRRTSFGVPHIRASDERGLGFGIGYAYAQDNLCLLANEVVTVNGERAKYFGPDQSTLEERNNLASDVFFTWLNTPDAVAAFWKAQSPQIQQRIEGYVAGYNHYLKEQGAPEQCRTAWVRPLVAEDLVKLTRRLLVEGGVGQFAEALVGAKPPQATAGLQTSDKAFELAAANQQRFSLDRGSNAVAVGRDRSFNGRGMLLANPHFPWVGGMRFYEMHLTIPGQLDVMGAALPGLPVVNIGFNQHVAWTHTVDTSKHFTLYRLTLDPKDATRYLLDGKSIALDKTSVKVQVKQADGSLKALSHTVYSSQFGPVVQWPGKLDWDSRYAFSLRDANLGNDRVLQQWYAMNRAGSLKELQTSVHTLQGIPWVNTLAADDQGQSLYMNLSVVPNVSAAKLAQCSDPRAGLQMIMLDGAHSACAWDIDPRAAQAGIFPADQLPQLARTDYVQHSNDSAWMANPKAPLAGFSPVISQDNIGLGPRARFALQRLQSLDKQPITVADLQNMVMDNEVYLAGQVMPDLLAFCAKHLGADAAALAPLCTSLKDWDRHANLDSGVGLVHFINLVEHLQQIPDAWRVAFDPAQPLTTPRGLAIDREPVAAALREAMLASTAEVAKLGLNANSHWGDVQVSGQTPIHGGPQELGIYNAIQTVPRADGKREVVSGSSYLQIVTFDDNGPQAQGVLAFSLSSNPMSKYAKDQTQAFSEKKLRPLPFTEAQIKADPQYQTQRIKE
- a CDS encoding FAD-dependent oxidoreductase — its product is MTEDIVVVGAGIIGVACALQLARQGRRVLVLDAQEPGMGASYGNAGHLATEQVFPIADVSILKRLPAMLMDPMGPLRVDWRYLPRALPWFARLLLNLRPAHYQRTVAGIRALNEQSLGAWQRLLASIDRSQLLREDGSLLVYERAQSRKALDGLQQRMQQQNVPVAFWSGDAIRKVAPQLSEQVLGGLFFPGTGHFLDPYQTVCELVAAAKACGVQFCKRQVLDARIETDGVALVTDQGALSTRQVLIACGAHSAPLTAALTGKKIPLDTERGYHLMLPHEQQRLPFAVTSLERKFIMTPMADGLRLAGTVEFAGLERPANMARAWQLHRLSKGLFREHLNAQDATPWMGFRPSLPDSLPIIDRVCDGKVLLAFGHQHLGLTQAAVTAERVAKLVSAGTGLPEPGPYRLDRF
- a CDS encoding LysE family translocator; this encodes MFMSTSLLSAFVLFAFVSSITPGPNNTMLLASGVNFGFRRSMPHALGISIGFMLLVISVGLGLGEVFKVFPWAYTVLRYVGAAYLLYLAWKIATAGGMSDSNDARGKPMTFLGAAAFQWVNPKAWIMALGAITTYTPAEGYVTNVLVIALVFAVVNLPSVCVWVVCGSGLRNVLREPRWLRLFNLSMAGLLVLSLYPMLFAS
- a CDS encoding GlxA family transcriptional regulator — encoded protein: MKGKNLRYLNETSQPASVTRVGFLLLEHFSLPAFTQTLDTFVTANLLRPDLFASRTFGWGDGEVISDLGLIIRPDARLDAHALQDLQLLVICGGFRTELKASEDFNQLLRSAAEHGVHLAGLWNGAWFLGRAGLLQGYRCAIHPEHRPALAEVSKATHVTSEPYVIDRDRLTASSPSGAFHMALDWIKSLHDKALVEGIEDILAFEESRYRRIKPTENVSVSAPLREVVKLMDANLEEPLELDQLAVYAGRSRRQLERLFKEQLGTTPQRYYMELRVTEARRLLQHTELSQVEVLVACGFVSPSHFSKCYSSYFGYRPSKEKRLVK